TCCTCCCCATTCCTCCTTACGTTGAAGTGattgtatttcttattaatAGTGACCTTACTTGCTCGTTGAGAAAAACAGCAGAAAACTTAAAGCAATGGCCGATAGTCGTGATATTGAAAGTGAACAGAAGAAGGAAACGGAAGGAAGTCACAGTAATTCAAAACAAGATGAAGAAGTCAAGAAATTTGAAGTATACATGgagaatgaaataaaatacttgTCTTCCTCACCAGTTTCTTATACTATACACCGAATTGTCAAGCCAATACGCGATGTAAAGCCAGAAGCCTACACCCCTCGTATGATTTCCGTCGGTCCTCTTCACCATGGGGAGATCCACTTAAAAGCCATGGAAGCACATAAATTGCGGCTTGTAAACGATCTTCTTAAAGAGCGAAAATCTAGGGGAGTAACCTTAGATGACTTTTTCAATGAGATGAGGAGTTCGGTAAAAGAAGTTCGCCAATATTA
Above is a window of Macadamia integrifolia cultivar HAES 741 unplaced genomic scaffold, SCU_Mint_v3 scaffold891, whole genome shotgun sequence DNA encoding:
- the LOC122070353 gene encoding UPF0481 protein At3g47200-like — protein: MADSRDIESEQKKETEGSHSNSKQDEEVKKFEVYMENEIKYLSSSPVSYTIHRIVKPIRDVKPEAYTPRMISVGPLHHGEIHLKAMEAHKLRLVNDLLKERKSRGVTLDDFFNEMRSSVKEVRQYYSELISLNDYEFVKMMVIDGCFLLRLILGLSHYNNDSMFNDKWMPHVMRDLILLENQLPFFM